Part of the Pseudoliparis swirei isolate HS2019 ecotype Mariana Trench chromosome 18, NWPU_hadal_v1, whole genome shotgun sequence genome is shown below.
AACCGAGCAGAAAaggcaccgtgtgtgtgtgtgtgtgtgtgtgtgtgtgagcaagcgttatgtgtctatatatatctagGTCTTGTCTTTTTTGTTGATCAACTATACATTCTTGATGATTTAGAAAAATAGAGTGACGATCCAGGAAGCCGCTCCCAGGACGACCTGCAACACGAGACACATCGGAGGGTCAGCGGGGCgccatctttaaaaacaaaacaaaaaaaagtgatgagaAGGCCCCTCACCCAGAGGGTCTAGCTCCGCCCCCCCTTCTTTGTCGACTTTGGCACGACGTCGGCGCTCCGTGGGGCGGCGGGGAACTGCTCGGTGGCGGGCGGCTCCTCCGCCTGTGGTTTCTGAAAAACACGTTAAGGTTAGAAAAGCGTCCTCTGCATGGAATAATACTCCAgatttaatgtaatttatttcAGGGGGGGGGATGAACATGCAGAGGTATTACGATGACTCGTGGGCTCACTTTAGACTTGGACTTGCTCTTGGCCTGAAACAAAGTGGACACCTTGGTTAGAGCTCAACAACTCCCCGTCGCTGTAAGTGACACTAAACCACCTGTAGGGGGCGCCACCGAACACCAACTACAACAGCTCAAAGAATGACGAGGGAAGGAGATGACAAAGGAAAGGAATCGAGGCCGCTGCCAAGGACTCTCGCTGGAGTCTACTTGGGGTGCGCTCTGAGCCCCTCCATCGCTCGTTACCTTTACGTCTAAAGGAATAACCTCGACCCGACCTCTCGGAGATCTCCCGTTGTTTACCTTTGGTTTGTCGGTCTTGAGCTCCATGTGGTCCGGGAGCAAAGTGCCGGACAGCGTCTCCAGAACGGCGCCCGCCATGGGCTAGGAGGGAGCAATGAACACAGGAACACGTCAAACAAACGTATCAAGAGAGGCACCAGCTCACGATGCGTTCAGGTACCGAGCTAAGACACTCATCTGAAACCGTTCAGCGTCAATTGATCATTTAAATTGTGGATTATTAAGAAAAATTAAACACACGACTAACGACATTGTTGTTGTAAAGCTCCCAATCGTAGAGATGGAATTTCTTTGTGTTCTAGAAAAGTGCTATAAaagtctaaataataataattaattaattatttaggtGCAGgcttcttacacattttgaccagtggatttccaggactttaaaccaaatgtccatgaccaaactgaattctcggtataaacatgaaaaatttagaaaatgttgcgcgtctttctttaaaaaaaaaacattatttcaaactcgccgtAAAGAAACATGTGATTAGaacaaatttccaggacttttcccaaacctttatgatgaaagttttttttcttccatgaccattttaaaatcccatgacttttccacgaccgtacgaaccctgtaggtgacccttcttttttttaaaggtcaccGTGCGCTTTAAAAGATGAGGTCAGAGGGTCGGAGGTGTGCTACCTTCAGGGGCTCGGAGTCCAGCACGGGAGGCTGCAGCTTCGTGGCGGCAGGTGCAGCGGCGGGTGCAGCACCGAAGTCACTGGACAGCAGGTCGAGGGCGGTTTTATCGTCCATCGACTTCTACGTAAAAAGAAAGCGGCGCGTGAGTCCCGCCTCCCGCTGCTCCGCCCGTCACGTGGTGCGAGCGCACGTTTACCTCCTTGGGCGCCGCGGCTGCTTCGGCCTTCGCTTCGGCCATTTTCTGTTCAAAAGAAGTCGACGAACACGAGACACGCCGGTTAAAGACGCCTTCATCGCGTGTGGAACTCCGTCCTCtcgtttcattttgtttttctgttccATCAACATTAAAACTAAGATCCAGGAATCATTCTATTCTATAGAGCAGCTGCTTATGCAAATGAGCGCGGAGCTCAAAATCCACAAGCATCGCGAATCTTTACGCAGAACCTGTCTGCAGAACCGCCGGGCGGTTCCGGGCGGTTCCGTGTtaccttcaggtcctcctcggTGGGTCGATACTCGGCCGGCAGCGAGTCGTCTCTCTCGCCCATTTTAATGAGCCGCTCCTCTACGGCCTTCTTCTCCTGCGGAAACAAGACCGAGCGGGTCCAGTTGAAGCATCTTTTCACATTTCACGAGGTTCTCCGGCGACGTTCTCCGGCGACGATCTCCGGGCTCACCTTGACCATGTCCTTGGCGGCGGGCGGGGCGGgctggggggcggggctgaTGTCGTTCAAGGTGTCCGACAGGAGGTCCAGAGCGTCCAGGGCGCCGCTGGCTGAAAGCTGAGCGCACAGACGGACACCGATGTGACGTTCAGGgtttttaaagagagagagtctttaaaagaagagaagaagagaagaagaagctccagCTGCTCTCCAGCGTTTACCTCCGGGGAACATTGTGAGGGAACGTTAACGGAGGACTTCACCGTCGACGCTTTGGAGGAACAAACAAAGTCCGGAGCCAAGGCGTTCAGAACGAAGTTTGTAGAAggctgagggggagagaggatgggagggagggaggggggggggagggagggagagaacagaGTGTGTCAAATCACTGCAGGACTTTTTCAAAAGTTTTTAATCTATCTGCTTCACTTTGTTATTTAGCCGTTCCCCATCcttgatgctaagctaaccggcggCTAGCTGCAGCTTCATGGACCAATGTCCTCGTCAGACTGAGCGTCCTCAacaaagcccctccccccccggccACGTCTCCCAGGAGGAGCAGGTCCTACCTGAGCAGGAGGAGCGGAGGGGGAGGCGGCCGGAGCCGAGGAAGACGTCACGAAGCCTCCGGACAAGATGTCCAGAGCTTCACCGGGACACATGgtgggctgcaggaggaggaggaggaggaggagtcacaccTGAGCATCATCTGGAGGAAACCCAGAACACGTCACCTCCCTGGTCCCGGCCTCACCTCGGGTTCTGGAGCAGGCAGCTTCTTGAGTTCCTCCTCTTTGGACCTGTATTCTGGAGCGATGgagtcctccctctctcccaccaaCACTCCTTTCTCCTTCGTATGTTTGTCCTCCTGCGGATGGATGAGAAGGAGGTGGATACATTACATCCACCCAGAGCCACgggaggcggcgaggaggaggacctaCCGACACCACGTCCTCGGGTCTGAGCTCGGGGAGTTCTGGTCTGGGCGTGTCCTCCGGCAGCGTGTCACAGAGCGCGCTGAGGCGTCCAGAGACATGGCGTCGCCCTGGGAGACGGAGCGCGACATGTTGGGACCGTTTCTCGGTGGCTCTGTAAACACGTGGAGACGTTCTCCTGCAGCTCACCTGCTCCGGCTCCCGCCGGCCGTCAGCGGCGTCCTTTCCCGCGGCGGCTTTCCCCGTTTGGACCGGAGAGGCGAGACACGAGGATAGAGCGGGCTCCACTTTCTGCAGCAGACAACAGAAAGGGCACGACGCGGCACGTTAACGGCTTCAGTCCCCaccgccccccaaaaaaggtatattctgactttttattgaaataacttgCTGTGACGCCTCCCATCTGGGCTTTTACAAATaacagaataaagaaaattgcattcactttcaagtaaaatcaaaatgtgcaatcactttgtagaacgatgcaaataaagttatatacGTGCATAAAagcacacaataaataaaatattgtggctgcaattaagctggatatcttttcaagataacaaAAAGTGCAACTAAAGAAATCAAATATttagcaataaagagttttacatacattttaaaaacaataaatgtgcaATTTGTGCAAAACTAAATTCGTGCAGATATGCGTGCCAAGtgttaaatcttttttaaacgggcttgatacggccactctcaattcaagcttttgttttgaagggcaacaacaGAACAGAAGATCTCACGAGAGTTTTTGCTTTTGGCGAGTCGGCAATAATCTTGTATTcttgataataatgataattactCGTATTTGGGTTTTTTACAAATCGGCCTCCCGCTTTACGGCGAGCGTTTCTGTCCGCAGCCGGATTCCCTCTGACGAAATCTGAACGTGCCGAGATCTGAAGTCATGGGAGTATCCGTGATTTCCAAATGTAACACTGGacccagagaggaggtgagagctcTACCGTGACGGTCGGGAAGTCCAGGCCGGCCTCCAGAGAGAAGTCATCTTCCTTTTTGGTCACCTTGGCTTTCTTACCGGCGGGGGGGCACACGGCCACGGGGGCTTTCTGCAACCGCCCAACAGAGAGGCAGCATTTAAAGAGACGGTACACAGAGGATGGAGTCTGTTTGTGACCTGCAACAGATCTACAGCCTGTTTACCTTTACAGGAGGAGCCTGGACAGCAGGCGCCACTGAAggggtcatgaggtcactgGACAAGAGGCCCAGAGCCTCCCCGGTACCCATGGTGGGCTGCAAGGTGGACACAGAGAgggtcaatatatatatatatataaatgtattatatatatatatacacatataaatatattaatatgcatgtattatatatattatatatacacttacgttcaaaagtttggtgttttccatgtaaactcacacttttatgtatcaaattaatttcaaaatgaatataaaatctagtcaagacaagAGGTTAtacataatgatttttattagggctgtcagcgttaacgcgttaatctatgcgattaatttggcctaacgcactaaaatattttaacgcaattaacgcaaattttttttttttttaaccgcggcagtacggtttgacactttccgtttttaaaacaattatttctccgcgaaaataaggagcataaatcagtttaactcgtggatgaatcagtcgggtttcctcctgctcctccttcctcccgtctccccctctgatacacagaggaacggaggggcgacgtgtcgggtgacgcggcgcggaaagaactcgtcacacgaaaccttcaccatgatttgtcaatccgttcgtaaaacaaccaatgaacactcagtaaatcacaaaggacctcccacctcacaggttaggctcatttagcagcctgtcagtcagagaaccagagaacacggcatgaggacaatgagccttatttcagagctgagattgttctggaatgtttgatgtataacacgtgggggtgtgtcacatgcaaaagactttaaacggtgaatttaatttattttgtaaaatgtataaaatgcccccagcctccagagggttaacgtgacatatgtgaatgtcagtcagttaccaaggccactggttctgctgtgttcagtgttaaagatgacaggaccaatggggtctcaatatatatatattttttactaatctgatgtttcactgaagaaacaatttatcatccacgatattaaatacctcgctggcactgtatatgtaggagcctctttgaaaacacagctctgtgtgaagttttgtctttaaaaagaaggaaaacacttaagcgcgattaatcgcgattaattaatcgcaatttcaaaatgtgcgattaattagttaatttttttaaatcgattgacagccctaatttttattgtaaatattaattttgttcttcttgtggctcaaaggccagttttatagcttctctcaccaaaataactgttttcagctgcgctcacataaaaagggtttaaagggttttctacccctccgctagtcttctaaggcgataacacaatataccattagaacactggagatgggcctctcgtatatatatataaataaataaatattgttttactgTATTTACATTGCAGTGAATGTCCCGGCCTCACCTCGGGTTTTTGAGCAGGCAGCTTCTTGAGTTCCTCCTCTTTGGACCTGTATTCTGGAGGGATGgagtcctccctctctcccaccaaCACTCCTTTCTCCTTCGTGTGTTTGTCCTCCTGTGGATGGATGAGAAGGAGGTGGATACATTACATCCACCCAGAGCCACgggaggcggcgaggaggaggacctaCCGACACCACGTCCTCGGGTCTGAGCTCGGGGAGTTCTGGTCTGGGCGTGTCCTCCGGCAGCGTGTCACAGAGCGCGCTGAGAGCGTCCAGAGACATGGCGTCGCCCTGGGAGACGGAGCGCGACATGTTGGGACCGTTTCTCGGTGGCTCTGTAAACACGTGGAGACGTTCTCCTGCAGCTCACCTGCTCCGGCTCCCGGCGGCCGTCAGCGGCGTCCTTTCCCGTGGCGGCTTTCCCCGTTTGGACCGGAGAGGCGAGACACGAGGATAGAGCGGGCTCCACTTTCTGCAGCAGACAACAGAAAGGGCACGACGCGGCACGTTAACGGCTTCAGGCCCCaccgccccccaaaaaaggtatattctgactttttattgaaataacttgctgtgacgcctcccatctgggctttttcaaataacagaataaagaaaattgcattcactttcaagtaaaatcaaaatgtgcaatcactttgtagaacgatgcaaataaagttatatacGTGCATAAAagcacacaataaataaaatattgtggctgcaattaagctggatatcttttcaagataacaaAAAGTGCAACTAAAGAAATCAAATATttagcaataaagagttttacatacattttaaaaacaataaatgtgcaATTTGTGCAAAACTAAATTCGTGCAGATATGCGTGCCAAGTgttaaatctttttaaaacgggcttgatacggccactctcaattcaagcttttgttttgaagggcaacaacaGAACAGAAGATCTCACGAGAGTTTTTGCTTTTGGCGAGTCGGCAATAATCTTGTATTcttgataataatgataattactCGTATTTGGGTTTTTTACAAATCGGCCTCCCGCTTTACGGCGTTTCTGTCCGCAGCGGATTCCCTCTGACGAAATCTGAACGTGCCGAGATCTGAAGTCATGGGAGTGTCCGTGATTTCCAAATGTAACACTGGacccagagaggaggtgagagctcTACCGTGACGGTCGGGAAGTCCAGGCCGGCCTCCAGAGAGAAGTCATCTTCCTTTTTGGTCACCTTGGCTTTCTTACGGCGGGGGCACACGGCCACGGGGGCTTTCTGCAACCGCCCAACAGAGAGGCAGCATTTAAAGAGACGGTACACAGAGGATGGAGTCTGTTTGTGACCTGCAACAGATCTACAGCCTGTTTACCTTTACAGGAGGAGCCTGGACAGCAGGCGCCACTGAAggggtcatgaggtcactgGACAAGAGGCCCAGAGCCTCCCCGGTACCCATGGTGGGCTGCAAGGTGGACACAGAGAGggtcaatatatataaatgtattatatatatataaatatattatatatatatacacatataaatatattatatattaatatgcatgtattatatatatatattatatacttacgttcaaaagtttggcgttttccatgtaaactcacacttttatgtatcaaattaatttcaaaatgaatataaaatctagtcaagacaagAGGTTAtacataatgatttttattgtaaatattaattttgttcttcttgtggctcaaaggccagttttatagcttctctcaccaaaataactgttttcagctgcgctcacataaaaagggtttaaagggttttctacccctccgctagtcttctaaggcgataacacaatataccattagaacactggagatgggcctctcgtatatatatatatataaataaatattgttttactgTATTTACATTGCAGTGAATGTCCCGGCCTCACCTCGGGTTCTGGAGCAGGCAGCTTCTTGAGTTCCTCCTCTTTGGACCTGTATTCTGGAGCGATGgagtcctccctctctcccaccaaCACTCCTTTCTCCTTCGTGTGTTTGTCCTCCTGCGGATGGATGAGAAGGAGGTGGATACATTACATCCACCCAGAGCCACgggaggcggcgaggaggaggacctaCCGACACCACGTCCTCGGGTCTGAGCTCGGGGAGTTCTGGTCTGGGCGTGTCCTCCGGCAGCGTGTCACAGAGCGCGCTGAGAGCGTCCAGAGACATGGCGTCGCCCTGGGAGACGGAGCGCGACATGTTGGGACCGTTTCTCGGTGGCTCTGTAAACACGTGGAGACGTTCTCCTGCAGCTCACCTGCTCCGGCTCCCGCCGGCCGTCAGCGGCGTCCTTTCCCGCGGCGGCTTTCCCCGTTTGGACCGGAGAGGCGAGACACGAGGATAGAGCGGGCTCCACTTTCTGCAGCAGACAACAGAAAGGGCACGACGCGGCACGTTAACGGCTTCAGGCCCCaccgccccccaaaaaaggtatattctgactttttattgaaataacttgctgtgacgcctcccatctgggctttttcaaataacagaataaagaaaattgcattcactttcaagtaaaatcaaaatgtgcaatcactttgtagaacgatgcaaataaagttatatacGTGCATAAAagcacacaataaataaaatattgtggctgcaattaagctggatatcttttcaagataacaaAAAGTGCAACTAAAGAAATCAAATATttagcaataaagagttttacatacattttaaaaacaataaatgtgcaATTTGTGCAAAACTAAATTAGTGCAGATATGCGTGCCAAGtgttaaatcttttaaaaacgggcttgatacggccactctcaattcaagcttttgttttgaagggcaacaacaGAACAGAAGATCTCACGAGAGTTTTTGCTTTTGGCGAGTCGGCAATAATCTTGTAttcatgataataatgataattactCGTATTTGGGTTTTTTACAAATCGGCCTCCCGCTTTACGGCGAGCGTTTCTGTCCGCAGCCGGATTCCCTCTGACGAAATCTGAACGTGCCGAGATCTGAAGTCATGGGAGTGTCCGTGATTTCCAAATGTAACACTGGacccagagaggaggtgagagctcTACCGTGACGGTCGGGAAGTCCAGGCCGGCCTCCAGAGAGAAGTCATCTTCCTTTTTGGTCACCTTGGCTTTCTTACCGGCGGGGGGGCACACGGCCACGGGGGCTTTCTGCAACCGCCCAACAGAGAGGCAGCATTTAAAGAGACGGTACACAGAGGATGGAGTCTGTTTGTGACCTGCAACAGATCTACAGCCTGTTTACCTTTACAGGAGGAGCCTGGACAGCAGGCGCCACTGAAggggtcatgaggtcactgGACAAGAGGCCCAGAGCCTCCCCGGTACCCATGGTGGGCTGCAAGGTGGACACAGAGAGggtcaatatatataaatgtattatatatatacacatataaatatattatatataaatatgcatgtattatatatatatatattatatatatacttacgttcaaaagtttggtgttttccatgtaaactcacacttttatgtatcaaattaatttcaaaatgaatataaaatctagtcaagacaagaggttataaataatgatttttattgtaaatattaattttgttcttcttgtggctcaaaggccagttttatagcttctctcaccaaaataactgttttcagctgcgctcacataaaaagggtttaaagggttttctacccctccgctagtcttctaaggcgataacacaatataccattagaacactggagatgggcctctcgtatatatatataaataaataaatattgttttactgTATTTACATTGCAGTGAATGTCCCAGCCTCACCTCGGGTTTTTGAGCAGGCAGCTTCTTGAGTTCCTCCTCTTTGGACCTGTATTCTGGAGCGATGgagtcctccctctctcccaccaaCACTCCTTTCTCCTTCGTGTGTTTGTCCTCCTGCGGATGGATGAGAAGGAGGTGGATACATTACATCCACCCAGAGCCACgggaggcggcgaggaggaggacctaCCGACACCACGTCCTCGGGTCTGAGCTCGGGGAGTTCTGGTCTGGGCGTGTCCTCCGGCAGCGTGTCACAGAGCGCGCTGAGAGCGTCCAGAGACATGGCGTCGCCCTGGGAGACGGAGCGCGACATGTTGGGACTGTTTCTCGGTGGCTCTGTAAACACGTGGAGACGTTCTCCTGCAGCTCACCTTCTCCGGCTCCCGCCGGCCGTCAGCGGCGTCCTTTCCCGCGGCGGCTTTCCCCGTTTGGACCGGAGAGGCGAGACACGAGGATAGAGCGGGCTCCACTTTCTGCAGCAGACAACAGAAAGGGCACGACGCGGCACGTTAACGGCTTCAGGCCCCaccgccccccaaaaaaggtatattctgactttttattgaaataacttgctgtgacgcctcccatctgggctttttcaaataacagaataaagaaaattgcattcactttcaagtaaaatcaaaatgtgcaatcactttgtagaacgatgcaaataaagttatatacGTGCATAAAAagcacacaataaataaaatattgtggctgcaattaagctggatatcttttcaagataataacaaaaaGTGCGACTAAAGAAATCAAATTCAAATATTTAGCAATAAAAAgttttacatacattttaaaaacaataaatgtgcaATTTGTGCAAAACTAAATTAGTGCAGATATGCGTGTCAAGTgttaaatctttttaaaacgggcttgatacggccactctcaattcaagcttttgttttgaagggcaacaacaGAACAGAAGATCTCACGAGAGTTTTTGCTTTTGGCGAGTCGGCAATAATCTTGTATTcttgataataatgataattactCGTATTTGGGTTTTTTACAAATCGGCCTCCTGCTTTACGGCGAGCGTTTCTGTCCGCAGCCGGATTCCCTCTGAAGAAATCTGAACGTGCCGAGATCTGAAGTCATGGAAGTGTCCGTGATTTCCAAATGTAACACTGGacccagagaggaggtgagagctcTACCGTGATGGTCGGGATGTCCAGGCCGGCCTCCAGAGAGAAGTCATCTTCCTTTTTGGTCACCTTGGCTTTCTTACC
Proteins encoded:
- the cast gene encoding calpastatin isoform X15, which translates into the protein MGQLLTWIRGPRDGQALQDVSVEQQSQPSRDTPKPAAQVSGVKLAAFEKAAPGSGLKPRVVTATSSPVAAAGSTAVGMAGKAKPETTAPPASATVIDMLSAGATFVEMGSSGPRGGPKETKSAAATTTVRADVHKVAPAVEAAGASVRGKKEAAPTKVQVEVPPAAARGAPEVDPFDALASILPSADSIAPRQPVYTGPEVTELNVTSEKGHKTGELDITLPPGYRFEDMSPVPADYKPTDLPKPMSSGEALDSLSDAFMTSSSPAASQRPEKPMSSGDALDSLSDAFMTSSSPTKPQKPEKPMSSGDALDSLSDAFMTSSSPTKPQKPEKKDSFAGVSASSAGPANFAPPPVKTARPPADKKAKMEAAACDFSLMSAMDAKVDTKPETGEGDAMSLDALSALCDTLPEDTPRPELPELRPEDVVSEDKHTKEKGVLVGEREDSIPPEYRSKEEELKKLPAPEPEPTMCPGEALDILSGGFVTSSSAPAASPSAPPAQTKIEDLKALDLLEDVVAPTKVSGVQAPAPPPAKKTPQSTVCPPGAPRVKPEPDKPTMGTGEALGLLSSDLMTPSVAPAVQAPPVKKAPVAVCPPAGKKAKVTKKEDDFSLEAGLDIPTITKVEPALSSCLASPVQTGKAAAGKDAADGRREPEKGDAMSLDALSALCDTLPEDTPRPELPELRPEDVVSEDKHTKEKGVLVGEREDSIAPEYRSKEEELKKLPAQKPEPTMGTGEALGLLSSDLMTPSVAPAVQAPPVKKAPVAVCPPAGKKAKVTKKEDDFSLEAGLDFPTVTKVEPALSSCLASPVQTGKAAAGKDAADGRREPEQGDAMSLDALSALCDTLPEDTPRPELPELRPEDVVSEDKHTKEKGVLVGEREDSIAPEYRSKEEELKKLPAPEPEPTMGTGEALGLLSSDLMTPSVAPAVQAPPVKKAPVAVCPRRKKAKVTKKEDDFSLEAGLDFPTVTKVEPALSSCLASPVQTGKAATGKDAADGRREPEQGDAMSLDALSALCDTLPEDTPRPELPELRPEDVVSEDKHTKEKGVLVGEREDSIPPEYRSKEEELKKLPAQKPEPTMCPGEALDILSGGFVTSSSAPAASPSAPPAQPSTNFVLNALAPDFVCSSKASTVKSSVNVPSQCSPELSASGALDALDLLSDTLNDISPAPQPAPPAAKDMVKEKKAVEERLIKMGERDDSLPAEYRPTEEDLKKMAEAKAEAAAAPKEKSMDDKTALDLLSSDFGAAPAAAPAATKLQPPVLDSEPLKPMAGAVLETLSGTLLPDHMELKTDKPKAKSKSKSKKPQAEEPPATEQFPAAPRSADVVPKSTKKGGRS
- the cast gene encoding calpastatin isoform X6; amino-acid sequence: MPHKKRSHGHHKHPKEGDESQPSRDTPKPAAQVSGVKLAAFEAAPGSGLKPRVVTATSSPVAAAGSTAVGMAGKAKPETTAPPASATVIDMLSAGATFVEMGSSGPRGGPKETKSAAATTTVRADVHKVAPAVEAAGASVRGKKEAAPTKVQVEVPPAAARGAPEVDPFDALASILPSADSIAPRQPVYTGPEVTELNVTSEKGHKTGELDITLPPGYRFEDMSPVPADYKPTDLPKPMSSGEALDSLSDAFMTSSSPAASQRPEKPMSSGDALDSLSDAFMTSSSPTKPQKPEKPMSSGDALDSLSDAFMTSSSPTKPQKPEKKDSFAGVSASSAGPANFAPPPVKTARPPADKKAKMEAAACDFSLMSAMDAKVDTKPETGEGDAMSLDALSALCDTLPEDTPRPELPELRPEDVVSEDKHTKEKGVLVGEREDSIPPEYRSKEEELKKLPAPEPEPTMCPGEALDILSGGFVTSSSAPAASPSAPPAQTKIEDLKALDLLEDVVAPTKVSGVQAPAPPPAKKTPQSTVCPPGAPRVKPEPDKPTMGTGEALGLLSSDLMTPSVAPAVQAPPVKKAPVAVCPPAGKKAKVTKKEDDFSLEAGLDIPTITKVEPALSSCLASPVQTGKAAAGKDAADGRREPEKGDAMSLDALSALCDTLPEDTPRPELPELRPEDVVSEDKHTKEKGVLVGEREDSIAPEYRSKEEELKKLPAQKPEPTMGTGEALGLLSSDLMTPSVAPAVQAPPVKKAPVAVCPPAGKKAKVTKKEDDFSLEAGLDFPTVTKVEPALSSCLASPVQTGKAAAGKDAADGRREPEQGDAMSLDALSALCDTLPEDTPRPELPELRPEDVVSEDKHTKEKGVLVGEREDSIAPEYRSKEEELKKLPAPEPEPTMGTGEALGLLSSDLMTPSVAPAVQAPPVKKAPVAVCPRRKKAKVTKKEDDFSLEAGLDFPTVTKVEPALSSCLASPVQTGKAATGKDAADGRREPEQGDAMSLDALSALCDTLPEDTPRPELPELRPEDVVSEDKHTKEKGVLVGEREDSIPPEYRSKEEELKKLPAQKPEPTMGTGEALGLLSSDLMTPSVAPAVQAPPVKKAPVAVCPPAGKKAKVTKKEDDFSLEAGLDFPTVTKVEPALSSCLASPVQTGKAAAGKDAADGRREPEQGDAMSLDASARSVTRCRRTRPDQNSPSSDPRTWCRRTNIRRRKECWWERGRTPSLQNTGPKRRNSRSCLLQNPSPPCVPVKLWTSCPEAS
- the cast gene encoding calpastatin isoform X5 yields the protein MPHKKRSHGHHKHPKEGDESQPSRDTPKPAAQVSGVKLAAFEKAAPGSGLKPRVVTATSSPVAAAGSTAVGMAGKAKPETTAPPASATVIDMLSAGATFVEMGSSGPRGGPKETKSAAATTTVRADVHKVAPAVEAAGASVRGKKEAAPTKVQVEVPPAAARGAPEVDPFDALASILPSADSIAPRQPVYTGPEVTELNVTSEKGHKTGELDITLPPGYRFEDMSPVPADYKPTDLPKPMSSGEALDSLSDAFMTSSSPAASQRPEKPMSSGDALDSLSDAFMTSSSPTKPQKPEKPMSSGDALDSLSDAFMTSSSPTKPQKPEKKDSFAGVSASSAGPANFAPPPVKTARPPADKKAKMEAAACDFSLMSAMDAKVDTKPETGEGDAMSLDALSALCDTLPEDTPRPELPELRPEDVVSEDKHTKEKGVLVGEREDSIPPEYRSKEEELKKLPAPEPEPTMCPGEALDILSGGFVTSSSAPAASPSAPPAQTKIEDLKALDLLEDVVAPTKVSGVQAPAPPPAKKTPQSTVCPPGAPRVKPEPDKPTMGTGEALGLLSSDLMTPSVAPAVQAPPVKKAPVAVCPPAGKKAKVTKKEDDFSLEAGLDIPTITKVEPALSSCLASPVQTGKAAAGKDAADGRREPEKGDAMSLDALSALCDTLPEDTPRPELPELRPEDVVSEDKHTKEKGVLVGEREDSIAPEYRSKEEELKKLPAQKPEPTMGTGEALGLLSSDLMTPSVAPAVQAPPVKKAPVAVCPPAGKKAKVTKKEDDFSLEAGLDFPTVTKVEPALSSCLASPVQTGKAAAGKDAADGRREPEQGDAMSLDALSALCDTLPEDTPRPELPELRPEDVVSEDKHTKEKGVLVGEREDSIAPEYRSKEEELKKLPAPEPEPTMGTGEALGLLSSDLMTPSVAPAVQAPPVKKAPVAVCPRRKKAKVTKKEDDFSLEAGLDFPTVTKVEPALSSCLASPVQTGKAATGKDAADGRREPEQGDAMSLDALSALCDTLPEDTPRPELPELRPEDVVSEDKHTKEKGVLVGEREDSIPPEYRSKEEELKKLPAQKPEPTMGTGEALGLLSSDLMTPSVAPAVQAPPVKKAPVAVCPPAGKKAKVTKKEDDFSLEAGLDFPTVTKVEPALSSCLASPVQTGKAAAGKDAADGRREPEQGDAMSLDASARSVTRCRRTRPDQNSPSSDPRTWCRRTNIRRRKECWWERGRTPSLQNTGPKRRNSRSCLLQNPSPPCVPVKLWTSCPEAS